Part of the Pedobacter roseus genome is shown below.
TACACAGCCCTAGCCTGGTTATAAAGGCTTTTAGCCCTGGTTACCTTTAATCTAACTTTTTCCGCGTCATCACTCGATAGATTTTCTTCATCCTCATCATCGCGGCCAAAACGGCTAAAATGCTCCCATTCGGGCATGTGGTCCATGTCATCAAATTCCATATTCTTCAAAATTTTCTACGTTATGGTACGTAAGAGAGCGTAATATATTAATTTTCAATCAAAAAGACTATGCCTCAATTAGTGGTGCCCTGCGCGAGCCATCATATAATTCGTATTCCAATAAACGACAATCTAATTTACCATTATAAAATTCAATTTTTTTAGATGCTTTTAAACCAATTTTCTTTGCAAGATCAGGGTTTCCGGTGAAAATATAACCAGAATAACCTTTGCATTTGGTTTTCATATAATCGCCCATTCGTTTGTAGGTTAACTCCAGTTTACTGTGCACACCCAAACGTTCCCCGTACTCAGGATTAAAGACCACAACACCTCTGCCATCTTCCGGAACGGGTGTTAATTCAAAATCACAAACTTCAAATTCGATCAAAGTATCAACCCCTGCGGTTTTCGCATTTCTTAGGGTTACTTCAACCGCATCCTCCGAGAGATCGGAAGCTATAATTTTAAGGTCAACATTTTTAATTACCTGATCTTTTAAAATCCTGCGCTCCGTAAAAAAATCTTCTTCATTATATCCTAATATGTGCATAAAACCATAATTCATGCGGTATAAGCCAGGTGCACGGTTAGTGGCAATCAGGGCTGCTTCAATGGCTAATGTTCCCGAACCGCACATGGGGTTGATGAATGGCGATTTTCTATCCCAATTGGATGCCAAGATAACACTGGCAGCTAAAGCTTCTAACATGGGTGCTTTTCCGGGGATTTTACGGTAACCGTGTTTGGCAAGCGTTTCGCCCGAGGTATCCATAAAAACATCGGCATCGGCATCTTTCCAGTATAAATGTACCACTGCTTTATTGGCGTCTGATCCTGAATTTGGGCGGATGCCTTTTTTCTCTTTCATGCGGTCAACAATGGCATCCTTAACTTTTAAATTCGCAAAAAGGGGAGTCGTAATATTTGGGTTATCAACATTTGAGGTAACCGAGAAATAGCCCGAAAAATCGATCAGTTCTTCCCACTCAATGGCCGAAATTTCTTTGTATAGGTCATCAGGCGTAATGGCCTTAAAACTTTTAATGGAGTACAGGATCTGACTGGCACAACGCAGGTTTAAATTGAGCTTAATACACTCTGTAAGGGTAATATTGAGCTCAACACCCGTGGCGAAAGCGCGTACTATTGTATAGCCTAAAGCCGTAACTTCATCTTGAAGATATGCAGAAAGGCGCTTGTTGCAGGTAATAATTACCTTGCTTTTATTGTGGAAAACTTGCATCATAATATATGCGAAGTTATCAATAAAATTATAGAGATTTGATGTTTATAGTACATTAAGTAGTATTAGATATGGAAATTAAAGGAAAGGTGCACGAAGTAGGTGCCACACAACAAGTAAGTGAAACGTTTAAAAAGCGTGATTTAATAATAGAATACGCAGAAAATCCAACATACCCAGAATATATCCGTTTTGAGGCTTTACAAGATAAAACTGCATTATTAGATACTTTTAAAGCAGGTGATGAAGTTGAGGTGTTCTTTAATTTACGTGGTCGCCCTTGGACAGATAAACAAGGTAAAACATCATATTTTAACAGTTTGGTAATCTGGCGTATCAACGCCGTTGCAGCAGGCGCTCCGGCAGCAGCTCCAGCTTATGCAGCTCCGGTTGATGTAAGCAGTACGCCAGGTGAAGATGATGATTTGCCTTTTTAAATAAAGAATCTTTTTTAAGCAAACAATTTTGAACCATGCCGGGGCTTTTGCTCCGGCATTTTTTTTGCCCCTTCGCCAGATTTCCGAAGTTTACCTGGGGCAAGGTGCCTTAGCTAACTTCGGAAGTTTCCCCAATGCTCAGCGCTGTTAAAATATGTTAAAAACAAACAGTTAGCTTTGCGATTCAGTATTTTTGATATCTGTTTAGATTTAAAAAGATTGCGATTTGGTTTTTTATCCTTAAAACCATTCTGGTTCAATGAAGAAAAAGAGTTTTTGGTTAATTACTGTTTTGATGACGGTTGCTTTGCTGGGTGTTTTTGTAATGCAGTTGTATTACATCAGGGAATCCTATAAGCTAAAATCTCAGCTTTTTGATGAACAGGTAAACCAAACCTTAACTACCGTTGTAAATAAAATCCAACGCAGAAATGTTGCCGATCACCTTAACCGTAAAGACGCAGAAAACAAGCTGAAACAGCTCCAGGACTCAAGGCAGCGCACACTTGATATTAAGGATTTAAGACAGCAATATGTGCAGCAAAGCGAATTAAAACAAGTTGAACGAGAGAATGAGATCGAAAATTACCTGAACCAGCAGGATAGTATTATCCGTAATACTTACCGTGCGCCTGCGGTAATTTCTGAAAAGGAATTTAGTTCGTTAAGCTCAAAAAACGGCGATAAGCTTGATTTGCAGGTGGATGTTTTCGTGGATATGAAAAGCCTGATTATAAAAGGTTACAGTATGCGTACAAAGCCTTTTGCTACACCGCCAAAAGCATTTGAGTTTAAAAGTTTACAAAGTTTGCCCGATACTTTGAGATATCTGGTTTTCGACCCGAGGGATGGTAGCCCGGGTTTTGCCAATGTTCCAAAGATACCAAGCGACTTACAGAAAAAGTTTAAACGCGAAGATGAGATTGCTAAAAAGCAGTTGGAATTAAAAATTGCAGCCTTGGGCAAAGATACTTTTTCGTATACTAGGTTAAGTGTGGTTGAGGATGTATCAAAAGAACTGCAGGAAACCAGAATACCAATCTATAAACGCATTAATTTCGATGTCCTTGGCAACTTATTAAAAGATGAGCTTTTAGCGCATAATATTACCCTGGAACCTGCTTACCGCATTTCTCTTGCCCAAAAAGATTCGACTATTTTTATGGCGGCTTCCAATGTAAAGGGAGAATTTTTACCAGAGAATACTTATAAAACCCCTTTATTCGGGAACGATCTGTTCCGCGATCCGGGGATGCTTTTTGTAAGCTTTCCGAATAAAAATTCGGCCATTATTTCCAACCTGAGCGTGACATTGGCATCGTCTGTAGGATTATTACTGGTACTTGTTTTCATTTTTTCTTACACCCTTTATGCCATTTTAAAGCAAAAGAAATTAACCGAAATGAAAACGGATTTCATCAATAACATGACGCATGAGTTTAAAACGCCCGTGGCCACGATCATGATTGCCAGCGAAGCTTTAAGGGATCCCGAAGTGACAGAAGATAAGGCCCGCTTAAAACGTTTAGCAGGCATTATTTATGATGAAAACGTGCGTTTGGGTAGTCACATTGAACGTGTTTTAAGTATTGCCCGTTTAGAAAAAGGGGAACTTAAACTGGAGAATACCGAGGTGGATATGAACGACTTGATCGTAATTGTGCTTGATAGTATGGAGTTGCAGCTGCAAAAAAGAAATGCAATCATCCATGTTAATACCGATGCCGAAAATGCAGTGGTTTTTGGCGATGAACTGCATTTATCAAATGTGATTTATAACCTTATTGATAACGCAAATAAATATAGTACCGATACTCCTGAAATTACCATTACTACGCGTAATACCCATAAAAGTGTAATTGTAGAAATAGCGGATAAAGGCATTGGGATGACCAAAGATCAGTCAAAACGCATTTTCGATCAGTTTTACAGGGTGCCAACAGGTAACCTGCATGATGTTAAGGGTTTTGGACTGGGCTTAAACTACGTTCAGGATATTATTAAAAAACTGAACGGAACGGTTAAGGTAAGTAGCGAAAAAGATAGGGGAACTACGTTCGAAATATCTTTACCTTTATATAACGGATAACCGTCGGTACAAAAGCTTGCTTTGTCGACACATTAAAAAACAAAGGGTTTAATTTGCCTAATATAGTAGTGTATTAATTTAATCTACAACATAAATTAAACCGTTATGCATACTCAGAATCAAACTTTCAGTGTAGGTAATGCTACATACGTGAATAAAATTAAGAAAATGAAAAAAATACTTCTGGTAGAAGACGACCCAAATTTAGGATTATTATTACAAGACTATTTGCAGCTTAAAGGCAAGTTTGATGTAGTGTTATGCACTGATGGTGAGGATGGATTAAAAGCATTTAATAAGCAGAACTTCGATCTATGTATTTTGGACGTGATGATGCCGAAAAAAGATGGCTTTACGCTCGGTAAAGACATTAGGAAGGTAAATACACAGGTTCCGATCATTTTTG
Proteins encoded:
- a CDS encoding THUMP domain-containing class I SAM-dependent RNA methyltransferase codes for the protein MQVFHNKSKVIITCNKRLSAYLQDEVTALGYTIVRAFATGVELNITLTECIKLNLNLRCASQILYSIKSFKAITPDDLYKEISAIEWEELIDFSGYFSVTSNVDNPNITTPLFANLKVKDAIVDRMKEKKGIRPNSGSDANKAVVHLYWKDADADVFMDTSGETLAKHGYRKIPGKAPMLEALAASVILASNWDRKSPFINPMCGSGTLAIEAALIATNRAPGLYRMNYGFMHILGYNEEDFFTERRILKDQVIKNVDLKIIASDLSEDAVEVTLRNAKTAGVDTLIEFEVCDFELTPVPEDGRGVVVFNPEYGERLGVHSKLELTYKRMGDYMKTKCKGYSGYIFTGNPDLAKKIGLKASKKIEFYNGKLDCRLLEYELYDGSRRAPLIEA
- a CDS encoding DUF3127 domain-containing protein — protein: MEIKGKVHEVGATQQVSETFKKRDLIIEYAENPTYPEYIRFEALQDKTALLDTFKAGDEVEVFFNLRGRPWTDKQGKTSYFNSLVIWRINAVAAGAPAAAPAYAAPVDVSSTPGEDDDLPF
- a CDS encoding sensor histidine kinase, whose protein sequence is MKKKSFWLITVLMTVALLGVFVMQLYYIRESYKLKSQLFDEQVNQTLTTVVNKIQRRNVADHLNRKDAENKLKQLQDSRQRTLDIKDLRQQYVQQSELKQVERENEIENYLNQQDSIIRNTYRAPAVISEKEFSSLSSKNGDKLDLQVDVFVDMKSLIIKGYSMRTKPFATPPKAFEFKSLQSLPDTLRYLVFDPRDGSPGFANVPKIPSDLQKKFKREDEIAKKQLELKIAALGKDTFSYTRLSVVEDVSKELQETRIPIYKRINFDVLGNLLKDELLAHNITLEPAYRISLAQKDSTIFMAASNVKGEFLPENTYKTPLFGNDLFRDPGMLFVSFPNKNSAIISNLSVTLASSVGLLLVLVFIFSYTLYAILKQKKLTEMKTDFINNMTHEFKTPVATIMIASEALRDPEVTEDKARLKRLAGIIYDENVRLGSHIERVLSIARLEKGELKLENTEVDMNDLIVIVLDSMELQLQKRNAIIHVNTDAENAVVFGDELHLSNVIYNLIDNANKYSTDTPEITITTRNTHKSVIVEIADKGIGMTKDQSKRIFDQFYRVPTGNLHDVKGFGLGLNYVQDIIKKLNGTVKVSSEKDRGTTFEISLPLYNG